In Xiphias gladius isolate SHS-SW01 ecotype Sanya breed wild chromosome 6, ASM1685928v1, whole genome shotgun sequence, a single genomic region encodes these proteins:
- the LOC120791299 gene encoding transcription factor jun-D-like produces MMKKDINLSLADDADLKPHLRDAESILSSPDLGLLKLASPELERLIIQSNGMVTTTPTSSQFLYPKTVTDEQEFAEGFVKALEDLHKQNQLNGDGQANGSLDLGANIAPVAVQPDLPVYTNLNSYGTGPLGTTVNYSTDTVPFPPPPTHHLGAAPPHSELCRVQPLKEEPQTVPDVQSFGESPPLSPIDMDTQERIKAERKRLRNRIAASKCRKRKLERISRLEDKVKTLKSQNTDLASTASLLREQVAQLKQKVLTHVNSGCQLLPHEVQVH; encoded by the coding sequence ATGATGAAGAAGGATATTAACTTGAGCCTGGCGGACGACGCCGACCTCAAACCGCATCTCCGCGACGCCGAGAGCATCCTCAGCTCCCCGGACCTGGGGCTGCTCAAACTAGCCTCTCCGGAGCTGGAGAGGCTGATCATCCAGTCCAACGGCATGGTCACCACCACGCCGACCAGCTCCCAGTTCCTCTACCCGAAGACAGTAACGGACGAGCAGGAGTTCGCCGAGGGCTTCGTGAAGGCGTTGGAGGACCTGCACAAACAGAACCAGCTGAACGGAGACGGGCAGGCGAACGGCAGCCTGGATCTGGGCGCCAACATCGCCCCGGTCGCCGTCCAGCCGGATCTACCGGTATATACGAACCTGAACAGTTACGGCACCGGGCCATTGGGCACCACCGTCAACTACTCCACGGACACAGTGCCTTTCCCGCCTCCTCCGACACATCATTTGGGGGCAGCCCCGCCGCACTCGGAGCTCTGTCGGGTCCAGCCGCTGAAGGAGGAGCCTCAGACGGTCCCTGACGTTCAGAGCTTCGGGGAGAGCCCGCCGCTGTCTCCCATCGACATGGACACACAGGAGCGCATCAAAGCCGAGAGGAAGAGGCTCAGGAACCGGATTGCGGCTTCCAAGTGTCGGAAGCGCAAACTGGAGCGGATCTCCAGGCTGGAGGACAAGGTCAAAACGCTGAAGAGCCAAAATACCGACCTGGCCTCGACGGCTAGCCTGCTAAGAGAGCAAGTGGCCCAGCTGAAACAGAAAGTCCTCACCCATGTTAACAGCGGCTGCCAGCTGCTGCCACATGAAGTTCAAGTGCACTAG